From the Elusimicrobiota bacterium genome, one window contains:
- a CDS encoding sensor histidine kinase codes for MEDSKVNVTEEKVVPPQQRVVNRGRRNGLGAKLASLFVLATTVFAVILAAVTITISRAALRKAVYDVQKVSVKLVNDRMISRLGRVKELVLLTARDQRLQNPKTKPLEVLRKTVTFTGENSVITGLVMYSSFGVEQAQVVNPRATQVDLNKLFENRVYLQPLKTGLSVVYEMFMPDTREWYVILSVPMKNRVGVIVAIVEMRYLSKLVEDLFSTEKRKVFFVTQQGKVFIHPNPKVVNSGLAVPYVTQLVQRVVGTGIKSTLYGTFVNEDNKKVLATVDNVAGIKWLLVSEVDADDVNRTTNDMILRVCVVTFIAIIVMLLIIRVFIKQITTPLVELQKGTEVLAKGNLEHRIVINTGDEINALADSFNQMAESLENSEKLRSDLNHMIVHDLKNPLTSILSGIEMLLDGTMGGELSEGQRKVLNISGRSSRVMLELVEDLLDVGKMDEGKLEIEKEEFVLADALRTVFDENELLAKQEEKAFYASVEENLPLVYGSRKLITRVVRNLLINAYKYTKVGDEIIFTARYVKENNEIWMGVHDTGEGIPAGWKDRIFDKFTQVKRKELKLAGGVGLGLTFCKMAVEAHGGRIWVESVEKKGSEFMFSIPLTKDNQKDIEVQK; via the coding sequence ATGGAAGATAGTAAGGTTAATGTAACGGAAGAAAAAGTTGTGCCACCACAACAGCGTGTGGTTAACCGCGGGCGCAGGAATGGGCTTGGGGCAAAGCTCGCGTCATTATTTGTGTTAGCTACCACGGTATTTGCTGTAATCCTTGCGGCGGTTACTATCACCATCAGCCGTGCAGCGTTAAGAAAAGCAGTGTATGATGTCCAGAAGGTAAGCGTTAAACTCGTGAATGACCGTATGATCAGCCGGTTAGGGCGCGTAAAGGAGTTGGTACTCTTAACCGCGCGGGATCAGAGATTACAAAACCCGAAAACTAAGCCATTGGAAGTTTTGAGGAAAACGGTTACGTTTACCGGAGAGAATAGTGTTATCACCGGGTTAGTGATGTATTCAAGTTTTGGTGTGGAACAAGCGCAGGTGGTTAACCCCAGAGCAACACAAGTTGATTTAAACAAATTATTTGAAAACCGTGTGTATCTCCAGCCATTGAAGACCGGGCTAAGCGTGGTTTATGAAATGTTTATGCCGGATACACGGGAATGGTATGTGATACTGTCAGTACCCATGAAAAACAGGGTTGGCGTTATTGTCGCTATTGTTGAGATGCGGTATTTATCAAAACTCGTAGAGGATTTGTTTAGTACCGAAAAACGTAAAGTGTTTTTTGTTACACAGCAGGGAAAAGTGTTTATTCATCCTAATCCCAAAGTCGTGAATTCCGGCCTTGCGGTGCCCTATGTCACGCAGTTAGTGCAAAGAGTTGTGGGTACCGGCATAAAAAGTACGCTATACGGTACGTTTGTTAATGAGGATAATAAAAAGGTTTTGGCAACCGTAGATAATGTTGCCGGGATTAAGTGGTTGTTAGTCTCCGAAGTTGATGCGGATGATGTTAACCGCACAACTAATGATATGATCCTGCGGGTATGCGTGGTAACGTTTATCGCGATTATTGTTATGCTTCTGATAATCCGTGTGTTTATCAAACAAATAACTACGCCGCTGGTTGAACTACAGAAAGGGACAGAAGTTTTGGCTAAGGGTAATCTCGAACACAGGATTGTTATTAATACAGGTGACGAGATTAATGCGTTAGCGGATTCGTTTAACCAAATGGCGGAATCACTGGAAAACTCTGAGAAACTGCGGAGTGACCTCAACCACATGATTGTGCATGACCTTAAGAATCCGTTAACCAGTATCCTCAGCGGGATTGAGATGTTGCTTGACGGTACAATGGGTGGCGAGTTATCTGAAGGGCAGAGGAAAGTATTAAACATCTCCGGGCGTAGTTCACGTGTAATGCTTGAACTCGTGGAGGACTTGCTTGACGTTGGGAAAATGGATGAGGGTAAGCTTGAGATTGAGAAGGAAGAGTTTGTATTAGCAGATGCGTTGCGTACGGTATTTGATGAGAATGAATTGCTGGCTAAGCAGGAAGAAAAAGCGTTTTACGCGTCAGTAGAAGAAAATTTGCCGCTTGTCTATGGCAGCCGGAAGTTAATCACGCGTGTTGTGCGTAATCTTTTAATCAACGCGTATAAGTATACAAAAGTTGGGGATGAGATAATCTTTACCGCGAGGTATGTTAAGGAAAATAATGAAATCTGGATGGGTGTGCATGATACCGGGGAAGGTATCCCCGCAGGGTGGAAGGATCGTATCTTTGATAAGTTCACACAGGTTAAACGTAAAGAACTGAAACTCGCGGGCGGGGTTGGGCTCGGGCTTACCTTCTGTAAGATGGCGGTTGAAGCGCATGGGGGACGGATCTGGGTGGAGTCCGTAGAAAAAAAAGGTAGTGAGTTTATGTTCTCCATACCGTTGACTAAGGATAATCAAAAGGATATCGAAGTTCAGAAGTGA
- a CDS encoding DUF4760 domain-containing protein has protein sequence MCEFKYQNIFAPTMNIWIPFISAIIGAVAGSVATYCFNKKSQKVNLFVEKVKEYNKFYENHTLTVEITEKQWYYESINSIPTHDYVTAEHKQMFYDECNYWESLGILYKNGYLNGKLVKDYFSEIIVRRYDVLKKIVEIERKRATNNKIYENFEYLYNKIKRGEKKDGRQK, from the coding sequence ATGTGTGAATTTAAGTATCAAAATATTTTTGCACCAACTATGAATATTTGGATACCTTTTATCTCCGCAATTATCGGTGCAGTTGCGGGTAGTGTTGCTACATATTGTTTTAACAAAAAATCACAAAAAGTAAATCTTTTTGTTGAAAAAGTGAAAGAGTACAATAAGTTTTATGAGAATCATACTTTGACTGTTGAAATCACGGAAAAGCAATGGTATTACGAATCAATAAATTCAATCCCGACTCATGATTATGTTACCGCTGAACACAAACAGATGTTTTATGATGAGTGTAATTACTGGGAATCGTTAGGGATTTTGTATAAAAATGGATATCTTAATGGGAAACTGGTTAAAGACTATTTTAGCGAGATTATTGTACGGCGATATGATGTACTCAAAAAAATAGTGGAAATTGAACGTAAAAGGGCTACAAATAATAAAATATATGAGAACTTTGAATATCTGTACAATAAAATCAAACGTGGCGAGAAAAAGGATGGGCGACAAAAATGA
- a CDS encoding site-specific DNA-methyltransferase: protein MKAKKQKKLDVVSYYHEDKKRVNNPPVGLVSSETDKLTGRTRYEHDPHIDPYLSWAGKKENSSFEVQNVSLHIHERIDSQRIIQAFLKPKEKEYAQPSLFESPGNNPPLNRAIDFYKHEQDWSNRLIAGDSLLVMNSLLKKEGMAGKVQMVFFDPPYGVKYNSNFQPFVNKHDVRDGNDGDIPAEPEMIQAFRDTWELGIHSYLTYLRERLFLAKEMLHESGSCFVQISDENVHRVRNLMDEIFGQNNFVVTIVFTKTGSKESGTVDPINDYLVWYSKDKKKVKLRKLFENRTIEDLHSDGFKYLLHGKLVNNIPDDFNSELVVRGDPITSDGFRPTTTIEIEFEGKKYFPGNKNHWKTSFEGLNKLNQQGRLLKGTSLQYLRKLSDFPVKNFTNVWNDLGGASNMVYVVQTNEKVIQRCILLTTDPGDLVFDPTCGSGTTAFVAEQWGRRWITCDTSRVAITLAKQRLMTTKYDYYELAYPKEGVKSGFRYKTVPHVTLSSIANDEPAKQETLYDQPYIVSGKVRVTGPFTVEAVPCLKTPNVKPIDGKMPKAELTNEQYARTGETAKYNDYLDELRSTGIRTVGNKIIKFSRVEPMIGTTYIHAVGEVVEGNSVTKKVYLSFGPDYGPLEQRQVENAFREAHGLKEKPDIIIFSAFHFDPEAAKDIDEMASSGIAVLKTQMSVDLLTKDLRKNRSSNQSYWLIGQPDIEVIKLKDKKYKVRVNGFDYYNPLSGEIESKDNKHIAMWFLDTDYDDRSLYPAQVFFPEADAKRGWTRLAKALNGEVNEELLEKFTGVESLPFTAGENNKIAVKIVDLRGIESFVVKKLG from the coding sequence ATGAAAGCGAAGAAACAGAAAAAGTTGGACGTAGTATCGTATTATCACGAAGATAAGAAACGGGTAAACAATCCGCCGGTAGGGTTGGTATCTTCCGAGACGGATAAGCTCACTGGTCGGACGCGGTACGAACATGACCCGCATATCGACCCGTACCTCAGTTGGGCTGGGAAAAAGGAAAATTCAAGTTTTGAAGTACAAAATGTTAGCCTTCATATACACGAACGGATTGATTCGCAAAGAATTATTCAGGCATTTCTTAAACCGAAAGAAAAAGAGTATGCTCAACCTTCATTGTTTGAATCTCCGGGGAACAACCCGCCGCTTAACCGCGCGATTGATTTTTATAAGCACGAACAGGATTGGTCGAACCGCTTGATTGCCGGGGATTCGTTGCTCGTGATGAATAGCTTGTTGAAAAAGGAAGGAATGGCGGGGAAAGTGCAAATGGTATTTTTTGATCCACCGTATGGAGTCAAATATAACTCAAACTTCCAGCCGTTTGTTAACAAACACGATGTCCGGGATGGGAATGACGGGGATATTCCCGCAGAACCAGAGATGATACAGGCGTTCCGCGATACGTGGGAACTTGGGATACACAGCTATCTGACATACTTGCGGGAACGGTTGTTTCTTGCCAAAGAAATGTTGCATGAAAGCGGGTCGTGTTTTGTACAAATCAGTGATGAAAATGTGCATCGCGTTAGAAATTTGATGGATGAGATCTTTGGACAGAATAATTTTGTAGTAACAATTGTTTTTACAAAAACAGGGAGTAAAGAAAGTGGTACAGTTGATCCAATAAATGATTATTTGGTTTGGTATTCCAAAGACAAAAAGAAAGTTAAATTGCGTAAGTTATTCGAGAATAGAACTATAGAAGATTTGCACTCCGATGGTTTTAAATATTTATTACATGGGAAATTGGTCAACAATATACCAGACGATTTTAATTCAGAATTAGTGGTGCGTGGTGATCCAATTACATCAGATGGTTTCAGACCTACAACAACAATTGAAATTGAATTTGAAGGCAAGAAGTATTTTCCTGGGAACAAAAATCATTGGAAAACATCTTTTGAAGGACTAAACAAGCTTAATCAACAAGGAAGATTATTAAAAGGAACAAGTTTGCAATATCTAAGAAAGCTTAGTGATTTTCCTGTAAAGAATTTTACAAATGTGTGGAACGATTTAGGCGGAGCATCAAATATGGTCTATGTCGTTCAAACAAATGAAAAAGTTATACAACGTTGTATACTTTTGACGACCGACCCCGGCGATCTTGTATTCGACCCCACCTGCGGTTCCGGAACAACCGCGTTTGTTGCCGAGCAATGGGGACGTCGTTGGATAACCTGCGACACCTCTCGTGTGGCTATTACCCTTGCCAAACAAAGATTAATGACCACGAAGTACGATTACTATGAACTCGCGTATCCAAAAGAAGGAGTAAAAAGTGGCTTTCGGTACAAAACCGTTCCACATGTTACTTTAAGCTCAATCGCAAATGATGAACCGGCAAAGCAAGAGACGTTGTATGACCAACCATATATAGTTAGTGGTAAAGTTCGGGTGACCGGCCCGTTTACTGTTGAAGCTGTCCCATGTTTGAAGACGCCGAACGTAAAACCTATCGACGGAAAAATGCCAAAAGCGGAATTAACGAACGAACAGTATGCGCGTACCGGCGAAACCGCAAAGTATAATGACTATCTTGACGAACTGCGTTCCACTGGCATACGTACGGTAGGCAATAAAATAATAAAGTTTTCCCGTGTAGAACCAATGATAGGAACAACGTATATCCATGCAGTGGGCGAGGTTGTTGAAGGTAACAGTGTTACAAAGAAAGTGTATCTAAGTTTTGGCCCGGACTACGGCCCGTTGGAACAACGGCAGGTGGAAAATGCTTTTCGTGAAGCGCACGGGCTAAAAGAAAAGCCAGACATTATTATCTTTTCAGCATTCCATTTTGATCCGGAAGCTGCGAAGGATATCGACGAAATGGCATCTTCGGGTATTGCGGTACTCAAAACGCAGATGAGCGTGGATTTGTTAACAAAAGATTTAAGAAAAAACCGGTCGTCAAACCAAAGTTACTGGCTCATCGGCCAACCTGATATAGAAGTCATTAAACTCAAAGACAAGAAATATAAAGTCCGGGTGAACGGGTTTGATTACTACAACCCGCTCTCCGGAGAGATTGAGTCGAAAGATAACAAGCATATTGCGATGTGGTTTCTCGACACAGATTATGACGACCGGAGCTTATATCCGGCGCAAGTGTTTTTCCCGGAAGCCGACGCAAAACGCGGATGGACCCGGCTGGCAAAAGCGTTGAACGGTGAAGTGAACGAAGAGTTGCTTGAAAAGTTTACCGGAGTTGAGTCTTTACCGTTCACTGCGGGTGAGAATAACAAAATCGCAGTGAAAATCGTGGACCTTCGCGGGATAGAATCGTTTGTCGTGAAAAAACTGGGGTGA
- a CDS encoding RNA-binding domain-containing protein produces the protein MDIDALIKLFNELLKFSKEKEWVEFKEAKTDYDFDKLGKYFSAICNEANLNHQQCGWLVFGVVDKTRKVCGTNYRRSGKYTLDALKKEVADKTTGRISFADIYELPLTEGRVVMFKIPPAPRGIPIAWCGHYYGREGESLAPLSLSELDGIRIQNKHDWSEQICSSASLSDLESKALLKAREEYKKTHMRLAQEVDKWSDETFLNKTRLSINDKLTRAAIILLGKPEAENHISPGIARISWILKDDNNIEKDYEHFGPPFILNTDEVLTKIRNLKYRYIPNQTLFPMETMQYETYVIREALHNCIAHQNYELRSRIVVVELPEQLIFTNSGSFLPGSIENVIEQDAPQKFYRNHLLATAMADLNMIDTVGGGIKKMFLKQRERYFPLPTYILNRADEVTVKIYGKIMDENYTKLLMKRTDLNLSTIMLIDRVQKKEKVSTDAIRYLRTQKLVEGRSPNIYLTSQLASTAGDKAGYIKNRAFDKEHYKKMIIAFIEKFSSATRKDIDNLLLDKLSDVLNEKQKRNRIRNLMYEMSKKNRSIKNSGTNKCPKWVLL, from the coding sequence ATGGATATTGATGCATTAATAAAACTATTCAATGAATTGCTGAAGTTTTCAAAAGAGAAAGAATGGGTCGAGTTTAAGGAAGCAAAAACAGATTATGATTTTGACAAACTGGGTAAATACTTTTCAGCAATATGTAATGAAGCCAATTTGAATCATCAGCAATGCGGTTGGTTAGTTTTTGGAGTTGTTGATAAAACACGAAAAGTTTGTGGTACAAATTACCGGCGTTCAGGAAAATATACTCTTGATGCCCTGAAAAAAGAAGTTGCCGATAAAACTACAGGACGAATATCATTTGCTGATATTTATGAGTTACCATTAACAGAAGGACGGGTAGTGATGTTCAAGATCCCGCCTGCTCCGCGAGGAATACCAATAGCGTGGTGCGGGCATTATTATGGACGTGAAGGAGAGTCATTGGCTCCATTGAGTTTGAGCGAACTCGATGGTATACGCATTCAAAACAAGCACGATTGGTCGGAGCAAATTTGTTCATCTGCATCATTATCAGATTTGGAATCAAAAGCATTATTAAAAGCTAGAGAAGAATACAAGAAAACACATATGAGACTGGCTCAGGAAGTTGATAAGTGGAGCGATGAAACGTTTTTGAATAAAACGCGATTGTCTATTAATGACAAGTTGACACGGGCGGCAATTATTCTATTAGGTAAACCAGAAGCAGAAAATCATATTTCTCCCGGTATAGCAAGAATAAGTTGGATACTTAAGGATGACAATAATATTGAGAAAGATTATGAGCATTTCGGTCCACCATTTATACTTAATACAGACGAGGTATTAACAAAAATACGGAATCTGAAATACCGCTATATACCGAATCAAACCCTGTTTCCAATGGAAACTATGCAGTATGAAACGTATGTAATACGTGAAGCTCTGCATAATTGTATAGCACATCAAAATTATGAACTGCGGTCAAGAATAGTAGTTGTAGAATTACCGGAGCAACTCATTTTTACTAATTCAGGTAGTTTTTTACCGGGCAGCATAGAAAATGTAATTGAGCAAGACGCACCACAAAAGTTTTATCGCAACCATTTGCTTGCCACAGCGATGGCAGATTTGAATATGATAGATACAGTCGGCGGGGGAATAAAGAAAATGTTCCTAAAACAACGCGAACGGTATTTCCCGTTACCAACGTACATATTAAATCGAGCCGACGAAGTGACTGTAAAAATATATGGTAAAATAATGGATGAAAACTATACTAAGCTTTTGATGAAGCGTACAGACTTGAATCTTAGTACCATAATGCTAATTGACCGAGTCCAGAAAAAAGAAAAGGTGAGTACTGATGCCATACGTTATCTTAGAACACAAAAGTTGGTAGAAGGAAGATCTCCTAATATATACTTGACCTCACAGCTTGCATCGACCGCAGGGGATAAAGCAGGCTATATCAAAAATCGTGCGTTTGATAAAGAACATTACAAGAAGATGATAATAGCGTTTATAGAAAAATTTAGCAGTGCTACAAGAAAAGATATTGATAATTTATTATTGGATAAATTATCTGATGTTTTGAATGAAAAGCAAAAAAGAAACAGAATACGTAATCTTATGTATGAGATGTCAAAAAAGAATCGTTCAATAAAGAATAGCGGTACGAATAAGTGTCCTAAGTGGGTTTTATTGTGA
- a CDS encoding DEAD/DEAH box helicase family protein codes for MSNKTIDRLIINSPFEEPKKHWLYIRESQEFELKAGRRQSGYWRASLRSATNFDDPGEFVKIELVNKLRPRIQKWREEGYPNVTGITKKLLDYWNDSTNREQPFFWCQLEAIETAIWLTEASPAEKQGIEIVNDGSLWERQCLKLATGTGKTVVMAMLITWQALNKLAYPKDPRFSKNILVIAPGLTVKDRLQVLYPQDNYNFYQSFNIIDSSMWQELLQAKIVVTNWHTLAPIDENSGPKVVKKGPESDEAFCRRVIPDFTDKNILVINDEAHHCHRPSEDEEDKEEKEKATIWVEGIDRINKFKGVLKAYDLTATPFKPTGKNNQTEQLFTWIVSDFGLNDAIESGLVKTPKVAVRDDSTMGPDIKSKLFHIYPSVREDLNRRAEPHEGLPDLVKNAVNILGADWSKEKESWEQQNPPRETPPVMIIICNRTETAARIEYSLENGYSAVEELGDRNCLLRIDQEALDKLEANEEIVGKTGRQLVEEQREKFNTVGKKGRPGEKVRCVIGVNMLSEGWDARTVTHILGLRAFTSQLLCEQVIGRGLRRISYEINEETKFYDPEYVTVFGVPFTFLPAEQESGVPRQEKPKTKIGPIAERKEMEIKWPHVLRVEHKLSYYLDLEWDKLEKLTLSPDDTPTIVEVAPVIDGKPKYDQLSEIDLDRLSTQSRMQTIKFQAAARLNEQFGKTWPGDAGSHIGQVIQIFDKFIESDRLDVKLPLFYGTEKLRNILISLNAQRIVNHIAAFIRSSSKEDPMIVLDPVRPIRSTATSFIWYTSKPTQPIQKSQISHIVIDSGWEKVGFEFERNRIPKLTSWFKNDKHIGFEIYYLWEGQTKTYFPDFVLKFENNQYLILEVKGQIVDKDKAKWQSAKEWIKAVNLHGDFGTWRFAVLEDPKELFDIINQMQG; via the coding sequence ATGAGTAACAAAACGATTGACCGGTTAATAATCAATAGCCCGTTCGAAGAACCAAAGAAACACTGGCTGTATATTAGGGAAAGTCAGGAGTTTGAGTTAAAAGCCGGCCGCCGTCAGTCGGGCTACTGGCGCGCGTCTTTGCGTTCAGCAACTAATTTCGACGATCCAGGCGAGTTTGTCAAAATTGAACTGGTCAACAAACTTCGTCCCAGAATACAAAAGTGGAGAGAAGAAGGATATCCTAATGTTACGGGGATAACGAAAAAGTTGTTGGACTACTGGAATGACAGCACAAATAGAGAACAACCTTTTTTTTGGTGTCAGCTTGAAGCTATAGAAACCGCAATTTGGCTCACAGAAGCAAGCCCTGCAGAGAAACAGGGGATAGAGATTGTCAATGATGGGAGTTTATGGGAACGGCAGTGTTTAAAACTTGCTACAGGTACCGGTAAAACTGTAGTGATGGCAATGTTAATCACATGGCAAGCATTGAATAAACTTGCGTATCCCAAAGATCCCAGGTTTTCAAAAAACATTTTAGTAATCGCGCCGGGGTTAACTGTAAAAGACAGGCTGCAAGTATTGTATCCGCAAGACAATTATAATTTTTATCAATCTTTCAATATTATCGATTCATCAATGTGGCAGGAATTATTACAGGCAAAAATTGTGGTGACCAACTGGCATACGTTAGCGCCGATAGATGAAAATTCTGGCCCTAAAGTTGTTAAAAAAGGGCCGGAGAGCGACGAAGCGTTTTGCCGGAGAGTAATTCCGGACTTTACCGATAAAAACATTTTAGTCATAAATGATGAAGCGCATCATTGTCATCGCCCGTCGGAAGATGAAGAGGATAAAGAAGAAAAAGAGAAAGCTACAATCTGGGTAGAAGGTATTGATAGAATAAATAAGTTTAAGGGCGTATTGAAAGCTTATGATTTAACCGCCACACCTTTTAAGCCTACTGGAAAAAATAATCAAACAGAACAATTGTTTACCTGGATTGTAAGCGATTTCGGGTTGAATGATGCTATTGAAAGCGGTTTGGTAAAAACTCCAAAAGTAGCGGTACGGGATGATTCAACTATGGGGCCTGATATAAAATCAAAACTTTTTCATATCTATCCTTCGGTAAGGGAGGATCTCAACCGTCGCGCGGAACCGCATGAAGGGTTGCCGGACTTGGTAAAAAACGCAGTTAATATTCTCGGAGCGGATTGGTCGAAAGAAAAAGAAAGTTGGGAACAACAAAATCCGCCTCGTGAAACACCGCCCGTAATGATAATTATTTGTAATAGGACTGAAACAGCTGCGCGTATAGAATATTCGTTGGAAAATGGGTATTCTGCAGTTGAAGAACTTGGGGACCGTAATTGTTTGCTCAGGATAGATCAGGAAGCTTTGGATAAACTTGAAGCTAATGAAGAAATAGTCGGCAAGACAGGTAGGCAACTGGTTGAAGAACAACGCGAAAAGTTTAATACTGTTGGGAAAAAAGGCCGTCCTGGAGAGAAGGTGCGGTGTGTTATAGGTGTTAACATGTTATCCGAAGGATGGGATGCGCGGACTGTTACTCACATACTCGGTTTACGCGCGTTTACCAGTCAGCTTTTGTGCGAACAAGTGATCGGCCGCGGGTTACGCCGTATTTCATACGAAATTAATGAGGAGACAAAGTTTTATGATCCTGAGTATGTAACCGTATTTGGCGTACCATTTACATTTTTGCCGGCGGAGCAGGAAAGCGGCGTTCCGCGGCAAGAGAAACCAAAGACTAAGATTGGGCCGATTGCAGAACGTAAGGAAATGGAAATAAAATGGCCGCATGTTTTACGTGTAGAACACAAGTTAAGTTATTACTTAGATTTAGAGTGGGATAAACTAGAAAAACTTACTTTATCACCGGATGATACTCCAACGATTGTAGAAGTCGCGCCGGTAATTGATGGAAAACCAAAGTATGATCAGTTGTCTGAAATAGATTTAGACCGGCTTTCCACTCAGTCAAGAATGCAAACAATTAAATTTCAAGCTGCAGCGAGGTTGAACGAACAATTTGGAAAAACCTGGCCTGGCGACGCGGGCAGCCATATAGGCCAAGTTATTCAAATATTTGATAAATTCATAGAATCTGATAGGCTTGACGTAAAACTGCCATTGTTCTACGGTACCGAAAAACTCAGGAATATATTAATATCGTTAAACGCTCAGAGAATTGTAAATCATATTGCTGCGTTTATCAGAAGCTCAAGTAAAGAAGATCCAATGATAGTTTTAGATCCAGTAAGGCCGATACGAAGTACCGCAACTTCTTTCATCTGGTATACCAGTAAGCCAACGCAACCCATTCAAAAAAGTCAAATTAGCCATATTGTAATTGACAGCGGTTGGGAAAAAGTAGGGTTTGAGTTTGAACGTAACAGAATTCCTAAACTGACCTCTTGGTTTAAGAATGATAAACATATCGGTTTTGAAATTTACTATTTGTGGGAAGGACAAACAAAAACATATTTCCCGGATTTTGTTTTGAAATTTGAGAATAATCAATATTTGATTCTTGAAGTTAAGGGGCAAATTGTTGATAAAGACAAAGCAAAATGGCAATCGGCAAAAGAGTGGATAAAAGCTGTAAATTTGCATGGCGATTTTGGGACATGGCGATTCGCTGTTTTAGAGGATCCGAAAGAATTGTTTGATATTATAAACCAAATGCAAGGTTGA
- a CDS encoding response regulator, translating to MAKKVLVADDDQNISDLLKIALEGYGYDVTIARDGAQAIKKAIEIKPDVLILDIMMPKADGCEVLKVVKSMPDLQKVGIIMLTSKNLIKDIETTFSLGADNYVTKPFQIDRLVAKIEKLCGEKNKKL from the coding sequence ATGGCAAAAAAAGTTTTAGTAGCGGATGATGACCAAAACATTTCTGATCTTTTGAAGATTGCATTGGAAGGATATGGTTATGATGTTACTATCGCGCGGGATGGCGCTCAAGCTATAAAAAAAGCGATTGAAATAAAACCTGATGTTTTGATCCTTGATATTATGATGCCGAAAGCTGATGGCTGTGAAGTGTTGAAGGTAGTTAAAAGTATGCCGGACCTCCAAAAAGTTGGGATTATAATGCTTACCAGCAAAAATTTGATTAAGGATATTGAAACTACGTTCTCATTAGGTGCGGATAATTATGTTACAAAACCGTTCCAGATTGACCGGTTAGTTGCGAAGATAGAGAAGTTGTGCGGGGAGAAAAATAAAAAGTTGTGA
- a CDS encoding sensor domain-containing diguanylate cyclase translates to MIEVLTFFMFFVTVPLLVLTISGYIKVRKHVNSLEHAVKQKDEDLKLINELGVEITSVLDIERLLPKIIDAFARAGKVNKASLMLLDEATGVLEIKASLGLSSRAIEYVRPKLGEGIAGIAASTGKTMLIDDTSRDRVLYKEYIDGTTNPRPVESLLALPLIFKGKVIGVINLDSKITGEPFIRNDAKLLSILASQAAVAITNAQLYNLAITDGLTKLYIHRYFQMRLSQEVDRAKRYNMPLTLIMLDIDKFKVLNDTYGHQVGDLVLVSVSKAITATLRSSDIAARYGGEEFAVVLTETDIDDAVYVAERLRKTVEDNVVEAGSDKVKAQISLGISSLIPSQKDVIDKDELIRRADAALYYSKQQGRNRYTVYDKIGDTKK, encoded by the coding sequence GTGATTGAAGTACTAACCTTTTTCATGTTTTTTGTTACAGTTCCGTTACTTGTATTAACCATTTCAGGGTATATCAAGGTGCGGAAACATGTTAACTCGCTAGAACATGCGGTTAAGCAAAAGGATGAGGATCTAAAACTTATCAATGAACTCGGGGTGGAGATAACGTCGGTACTTGATATCGAACGGTTGCTCCCGAAGATAATTGACGCATTTGCACGTGCGGGGAAGGTTAATAAAGCGTCATTAATGTTATTAGACGAAGCAACGGGTGTGCTTGAGATAAAAGCAAGCCTTGGGTTATCCTCCCGGGCGATTGAGTATGTACGCCCAAAACTAGGGGAAGGTATTGCCGGGATCGCGGCGTCCACCGGGAAAACAATGCTTATCGATGATACAAGCAGGGATAGGGTGTTATACAAAGAATATATCGACGGTACAACGAACCCGCGCCCGGTTGAATCATTGTTAGCTTTACCGCTGATATTTAAAGGTAAGGTTATTGGTGTAATAAACCTTGATTCCAAGATCACGGGTGAACCGTTTATCCGTAATGACGCGAAGTTGTTGTCTATCCTCGCAAGCCAGGCCGCTGTGGCAATTACTAACGCGCAATTGTATAACCTCGCAATCACCGATGGGCTTACAAAACTGTATATCCACCGGTACTTCCAGATGCGGTTATCCCAGGAGGTTGACCGCGCAAAACGGTACAATATGCCGTTGACTCTGATTATGCTGGATATCGATAAATTTAAAGTCTTAAACGATACCTACGGCCACCAGGTTGGGGATCTTGTATTGGTAAGTGTTTCAAAAGCTATTACTGCAACGCTGCGGAGTTCGGATATCGCTGCGCGGTATGGCGGGGAGGAGTTCGCAGTTGTCCTCACGGAGACAGATATTGATGATGCTGTATACGTTGCTGAACGGTTAAGGAAAACTGTTGAGGATAATGTTGTGGAGGCCGGGTCTGATAAAGTTAAGGCGCAAATATCGCTGGGGATATCAAGCCTTATTCCATCGCAAAAGGATGTAATTGATAAAGACGAACTTATCCGCCGTGCGGATGCTGCGTTGTATTATTCAAAACAACAGGGGCGGAATCGTTATACTGTATACGATAAAATAGGGGATACAAAAAAGTAA